In one window of Hymenobacter nivis DNA:
- a CDS encoding site-2 protease family protein: MPEFDPAPGPGPGAPLPLPELLTSPPEDADGGPGWGFRRYERLPAPPARVYARHLGLFLLTLLTTTLAGVQLTRGDVGLPPLDVWGLPPLPGPGEWARGLWFALPFLGVLTVHEFGHYFVARRNRIATSLPYFIPFPLGLGTFGAVIRIQDRIFSRREFFDIGLAGPLAGFLVAVPLLIYGFTHLPPLDYLFQIHPEYARYGADYAQYVYPPGAPGGISLARPLLYRLLEAGFADPARLPHPNELLHYPVLLAGALALFFTALNLLPMGQLDGGHILYGLLGARRFNRLARVLFIGFIFYAGLGLFSPRSAPDTWLYWGPAYALYLGLVCWRALPTPRQGLLLAAGIWAAQLAVAAAVPGVLGNPGWLVFGLLLGRLTGIYHPPAPDDRALSRGRQWLGWAMVVIFVLCFTPSPFK; this comes from the coding sequence TTGCCTGAGTTTGACCCCGCACCGGGGCCGGGCCCCGGGGCCCCCTTGCCCCTGCCCGAACTGCTAACCTCGCCGCCGGAAGATGCCGATGGGGGCCCCGGCTGGGGCTTTCGGCGCTACGAGCGGCTGCCCGCGCCACCGGCCCGGGTGTACGCCCGCCACCTGGGGCTGTTTTTGCTGACGCTGTTGACGACCACGCTGGCGGGTGTGCAGCTCACGCGGGGCGACGTGGGCCTGCCACCGCTGGACGTGTGGGGCCTGCCGCCGCTGCCGGGGCCCGGCGAGTGGGCGCGCGGGCTGTGGTTTGCGCTGCCATTTTTGGGCGTGCTCACGGTGCACGAGTTTGGGCACTACTTCGTGGCGCGGCGCAACCGGATAGCCACGTCGCTGCCGTACTTCATTCCGTTTCCGCTGGGATTAGGCACCTTCGGGGCCGTCATTCGCATCCAGGACCGGATTTTTTCGCGGCGCGAATTCTTCGATATTGGGCTGGCGGGGCCCCTGGCGGGTTTTTTAGTGGCGGTGCCGCTGCTGATTTACGGCTTCACGCACCTGCCCCCGCTGGATTACCTGTTCCAGATTCATCCCGAATACGCCCGGTACGGGGCCGACTACGCCCAGTACGTGTACCCGCCGGGGGCCCCGGGCGGCATCAGCCTGGCCCGGCCGCTGCTCTACCGCCTGCTCGAAGCGGGCTTCGCCGACCCCGCCCGCCTGCCCCACCCCAACGAGCTGCTGCACTACCCGGTACTGCTGGCCGGGGCCCTGGCCCTGTTCTTCACGGCCCTGAACCTGCTGCCAATGGGCCAGCTCGACGGCGGCCACATCCTGTACGGCCTACTGGGGGCCCGGCGCTTCAACCGGCTGGCGCGGGTGCTTTTTATTGGCTTCATTTTTTACGCTGGGCTGGGCCTGTTTTCGCCGCGTTCGGCCCCCGATACGTGGCTGTACTGGGGCCCCGCCTACGCGCTGTACCTGGGGCTGGTGTGCTGGCGGGCGCTGCCCACGCCGCGCCAGGGCCTGCTGCTGGCGGCCGGCATTTGGGCGGCGCAGCTAGCGGTGGCGGCGGCCGTGCCGGGGGTGCTGGGCAATCCCGGCTGGCTGGTGTTTGGGCTGCTGCTGGGCCGCCTCACGGGCATTTACCACCCGCCCGCGCCCGACGACCGCGCCCTGAGCCGCGGCCGCCAATGGCTGGGCTGGGCAATGGTGGTTATTTTTGTGCTTTGCTTCACGCCTTCTCCGTTCAAGTAG
- a CDS encoding HAD family hydrolase, whose amino-acid sequence MLPHLLFDFGGVLIDIDYDRTPAAFRRLSRAGSTVEYSQATQAELFDQLETGQLTPAAFRDGLRAAYDLEATDEEIDQAWHALLLDVPAERLALVAELRRQGHQTALLSNTNALHIAEINRRLAAQYGFKNGIADCLDHVFYSQEVGMRKPGEAFFQHALREMNWRAEDVLFIEDSPQHVATARRLGLRVLHLAPPLTLTTALPEALRAFPREYAPLA is encoded by the coding sequence ATGCTTCCCCATTTACTTTTCGACTTCGGCGGCGTTCTCATCGACATTGATTACGACCGCACCCCCGCCGCCTTCCGCCGCCTGAGCCGGGCGGGCAGCACCGTGGAATACAGCCAGGCCACGCAGGCCGAACTGTTCGACCAGCTCGAAACCGGCCAGCTTACCCCGGCCGCGTTCCGCGACGGGCTGCGCGCGGCCTACGACCTGGAGGCCACCGACGAGGAAATTGACCAGGCGTGGCACGCACTGCTGCTCGACGTGCCCGCCGAGCGCCTGGCCCTAGTGGCCGAGCTGCGCCGCCAGGGCCACCAAACGGCGCTGCTCTCCAACACCAACGCGCTGCACATTGCCGAAATTAACCGGCGGCTGGCGGCGCAGTACGGCTTCAAAAACGGCATTGCCGACTGCCTCGACCACGTGTTTTACTCGCAGGAAGTGGGGATGCGCAAGCCGGGCGAGGCATTTTTCCAGCACGCGCTGCGCGAAATGAACTGGCGGGCCGAAGACGTGTTATTCATCGAAGACAGCCCCCAGCACGTGGCCACCGCTCGCCGCCTGGGGCTGCGGGTGCTGCACCTGGCCCCGCCGCTCACCCTCACCACCGCCCTGCCCGAAGCCCTCCGTGCCTTTCCCCGAGAATACGCCCCCCTTGCCTGA
- a CDS encoding mechanosensitive ion channel family protein, whose amino-acid sequence MRPCRVGDRVKIGAVTGDVLEKTLLVTRLRTIKNEDVTIPNSNILSGHTVNYTAAASHDGLILHTTITIGYNVPWPQVHAHLLAAARATEDVEATPVPFVLQTSLDDFYVAYQLNAYTRLPHRQAGLYSLLYQHIQDEFARVGIKIMSPRCCATRTRAGAGSTISPAPLAAPVPQP is encoded by the coding sequence ATGCGGCCCTGCCGGGTGGGCGACCGGGTGAAAATAGGGGCCGTGACGGGCGACGTGCTCGAAAAAACTCTGCTGGTGACGCGCCTGCGCACCATCAAGAACGAGGACGTGACCATTCCCAATTCCAACATCCTCTCGGGCCATACCGTCAACTACACAGCCGCCGCCAGCCACGACGGGCTGATTCTGCACACCACCATCACCATTGGCTACAACGTGCCCTGGCCGCAGGTGCACGCGCATCTGCTGGCCGCCGCCCGCGCCACCGAAGACGTGGAGGCCACGCCCGTACCCTTCGTGCTGCAAACCAGCCTCGACGACTTTTACGTGGCCTACCAGCTCAACGCCTACACCCGCCTGCCGCACCGCCAGGCCGGGCTGTATTCGCTACTGTACCAGCACATCCAGGACGAGTTTGCCCGCGTCGGGATCAAGATTATGTCGCCGCGCTGCTGCGCTACCCGCACCAGGGCTGGAGCCGGCAGCACCATTTCGCCCGCGCCGCTCGCTGCTCCCGTACCACAACCGTAA
- a CDS encoding DUF2254 domain-containing protein: MNRFKAVWLNLDSSLWFVPTLMVLAALGAAYGLVHLDLYVGGGWTRRYPLLFGAGAAGARGMLSAIASSMITVAGLIFSLTLATLAQVASQYTSRLLRNFMRDRTNQVVMGFFVSIFVYCLVVLRTIRGSDEGSFVPSLAVAFGLLLALVSIGMLIFFIHHIASSIQAANIVARVAAETEELLDKVFPKRLGDAATPTEHAGLAAGPDLHWQPLPAPTTGYVQGIDYDELLAFAHRAGVVVRIEHAIGSFVVAGSALASVATPEGQSLPATDQLTKSLADCYRMGDQRTLDQDVGFGLRQLVDIALKALSPGINDTTTAVMCVDRLGSLLRVLAGRYLASSVRAEDGQVRVLTTDPDFASYLATAFDQIRANAKTALAIYLRLLGALGTVAAQCPAGAGRTALRQQADLALAAAEANLTTPYDLDQVHARYRELQVELLALQSGVRIHAQN; encoded by the coding sequence ATGAACCGATTTAAAGCCGTTTGGCTGAATCTTGATTCCAGCTTGTGGTTTGTGCCCACGCTGATGGTGCTGGCCGCTTTGGGTGCCGCCTACGGGCTGGTACACCTCGACCTCTACGTAGGGGGCGGCTGGACGAGGCGCTACCCGCTGCTGTTTGGTGCCGGTGCGGCGGGCGCGCGGGGCATGCTTTCGGCCATTGCCAGTTCCATGATTACGGTGGCAGGCCTGATTTTCTCGCTCACGCTGGCCACGCTGGCACAGGTGGCCAGCCAGTATACCTCGCGCCTGCTGCGTAATTTCATGCGCGACCGCACTAATCAGGTGGTAATGGGCTTTTTCGTGAGCATTTTCGTGTATTGCCTGGTGGTGCTGCGCACCATTCGGGGCAGCGACGAAGGCAGCTTCGTGCCATCGCTGGCGGTGGCCTTCGGGCTGCTGCTGGCCCTGGTGAGCATCGGGATGCTGATTTTTTTCATTCACCACATCGCCTCGTCCATTCAGGCGGCCAACATCGTGGCCAGGGTAGCGGCCGAAACCGAGGAGCTGCTCGACAAAGTATTTCCCAAGCGCCTGGGCGATGCCGCCACGCCCACCGAACATGCCGGCCTGGCCGCCGGCCCAGACTTGCACTGGCAGCCGCTGCCGGCTCCCACCACGGGCTATGTACAGGGCATCGACTACGATGAGCTGTTGGCCTTTGCGCATCGGGCGGGCGTAGTGGTGCGGATAGAGCATGCCATTGGTAGCTTCGTGGTGGCGGGTAGCGCGCTGGCTTCAGTAGCCACCCCCGAGGGCCAATCCTTGCCTGCTACTGACCAACTAACCAAGTCTTTGGCCGATTGCTACCGCATGGGCGACCAGCGCACTCTCGACCAGGATGTAGGCTTCGGGCTGCGCCAGCTGGTGGACATTGCCCTGAAGGCCCTTTCGCCCGGCATCAACGACACCACCACCGCCGTGATGTGCGTCGACCGCCTTGGCTCCTTGCTGCGCGTGCTGGCCGGCCGGTACCTGGCTAGCTCCGTGCGCGCCGAAGATGGCCAGGTGCGCGTGCTCACCACCGACCCGGATTTTGCCAGCTACCTGGCCACGGCCTTCGACCAGATTCGCGCCAACGCAAAGACGGCCCTGGCTATTTATCTGCGCTTGCTGGGGGCCCTGGGCACGGTAGCGGCCCAGTGCCCCGCCGGGGCCGGCCGCACAGCCCTGCGCCAGCAGGCCGACCTGGCGCTGGCCGCCGCCGAAGCCAACCTAACCACTCCCTACGACCTCGACCAGGTGCACGCGCGGTACCGGGAGCTGCAAGTTGAGTTGCTGGCCCTTCAGAGCGGTGTCCGTATTCACGCACAGAATTAA
- a CDS encoding DUF389 domain-containing protein translates to MLASLWRFLRTRFLLTDDMADPAEIQADVEAGIPFQGTNLWVLIFAILVASVGLNVNSTAVIIGAMLISPLMGPIVGIGYGAATMELDLMRRGAKSLLTATLLSLAVSALYFRLTPLTDAGSELLGRTQPTTWDVLIALFGGAAGAVGLTRREHSNVIPGVAIATALMPPLCTAGYGLATAHWAYFGGALYLFSINCVFISLSTFLVIQILPLPHHEFKTAGGARHVRNIIWGLALLTAAPSVYLAVGIVRNGTFTHNAQRFVEEQLNLPGTYVVTSRIGATAHTVNVLLAGQQLTPAQLRAARAQLPKYRLDNAQLTVRQGLAHVDSADAQALRASVLEDVRNRNEQTLVSYEGRLVQLQQQLARADSLAVPSLPSAAALLREVQAEHPAVHQLGLSRLVRPAADSLQADTTVVVSLRVRRALPTAEQQRLAAWLRLRGGGRQPVQLLIATDAPARPAKR, encoded by the coding sequence ATGCTGGCTTCCCTCTGGCGCTTCCTGCGCACCCGCTTCCTGCTCACCGACGATATGGCCGACCCGGCCGAAATCCAGGCCGATGTGGAGGCGGGCATTCCGTTTCAGGGCACCAACCTGTGGGTTTTAATTTTTGCCATTCTGGTGGCCTCGGTGGGGCTAAACGTCAACTCCACGGCCGTCATTATCGGGGCCATGCTTATTTCGCCGCTTATGGGGCCCATCGTGGGCATCGGCTACGGGGCGGCCACGATGGAGCTGGACCTCATGCGGCGCGGGGCCAAAAGCCTGCTCACCGCTACGCTGCTCAGCCTGGCCGTGTCGGCGCTCTACTTCCGCCTCACGCCCCTCACCGATGCCGGCTCCGAGCTGCTGGGCCGCACCCAGCCTACCACCTGGGACGTGCTCATTGCTTTGTTTGGCGGAGCGGCCGGGGCCGTGGGCCTCACTCGCCGCGAGCACAGCAACGTGATTCCCGGCGTGGCCATCGCCACGGCCCTCATGCCGCCGCTGTGCACGGCCGGCTACGGGCTGGCCACCGCGCACTGGGCCTATTTTGGCGGGGCCCTGTACTTGTTTTCGATCAACTGCGTATTTATCAGCCTCTCTACGTTCCTGGTCATTCAGATTCTGCCGCTGCCGCACCACGAGTTTAAGACGGCCGGCGGGGCCCGGCACGTGCGCAACATCATCTGGGGGCTGGCCCTGCTCACGGCAGCGCCCAGCGTGTACCTGGCCGTCGGCATCGTGCGTAACGGCACCTTCACCCACAACGCCCAGCGCTTTGTGGAAGAGCAGCTGAATCTGCCCGGCACCTACGTCGTTACCAGCCGCATTGGGGCCACGGCGCACACCGTCAACGTACTGCTGGCCGGCCAGCAGCTCACCCCAGCCCAACTACGGGCGGCCCGCGCCCAACTGCCAAAATATCGCCTTGATAATGCCCAGCTCACCGTGCGCCAAGGCTTGGCCCACGTTGATTCGGCCGATGCCCAAGCCCTGCGGGCCAGTGTGCTCGAAGACGTGCGCAACCGCAACGAGCAAACCCTGGTGAGCTACGAGGGCCGCTTGGTGCAGCTTCAGCAGCAGCTGGCCCGCGCCGATAGCTTGGCCGTGCCCAGCCTGCCCTCGGCGGCTGCTCTGCTGCGCGAGGTGCAGGCCGAGCACCCCGCCGTGCACCAGCTGGGCCTGAGCCGCCTCGTGCGGCCCGCCGCCGACTCGCTGCAGGCCGATACCACGGTGGTGGTGTCCCTGCGCGTGCGGCGGGCGCTGCCCACCGCCGAGCAGCAGCGCCTGGCCGCCTGGCTGCGCCTGCGGGGCGGGGGCCGCCAGCCGGTACAGCTGCTCATCGCTACTGATGCCCCGGCCCGGCCCGCTAAACGCTAG
- a CDS encoding cation:proton antiporter, with amino-acid sequence MSLFSFSAALLTLAALFSYLNARFLRQPAGIMFLLLGVAAAAAVLAGGRIVPGFTNAVRGALLEFDFTEFLMGSVLSFLLFAGSLHVRVNALKAVWRSIAAYSTVGLLLATGLVGLGTYGLLHLAGVELPLLPCLLFGALIAPTDPIAVLGILKTTDLDKNIETNLAGESLFNDGFGVVVFATLLEVATPGQTPSVGSAALLLLREAGGGLLAGAALGYVGYRLIRTVDNFQTEVILTLALVMGGYALCHALHISGPLAMVVAGLAIGNVSRSEAVSDTTRDYLEKFWEALDEVLNAVLFVLMGLELVVIGFSPFYLGLGVAAAVLALLVRYVALALPTRLLGLSAKLPPRTLAILSWGGLRGGISLALALGLPDEMHPEIFVPMTFAVVLFSAVVQGLTLKRLLGWLTRVPA; translated from the coding sequence ATGAGTTTATTTTCTTTTTCGGCAGCGCTGCTAACCCTGGCGGCCCTGTTTTCCTACTTAAACGCCCGGTTTTTGCGCCAGCCGGCGGGCATCATGTTTCTGCTGCTGGGCGTGGCGGCGGCGGCGGCCGTACTGGCCGGTGGCCGCATTGTGCCGGGCTTCACCAATGCCGTGCGGGGGGCCCTGTTAGAGTTCGATTTCACGGAATTCCTCATGGGGTCGGTGCTGAGCTTCTTGCTCTTTGCCGGCTCGCTGCACGTGCGGGTGAATGCCCTGAAAGCGGTATGGCGCAGCATTGCGGCCTACTCGACAGTGGGCCTGTTGCTGGCCACCGGGCTGGTGGGCTTGGGCACCTACGGGCTGCTGCACCTGGCCGGAGTGGAGCTGCCGCTGCTGCCGTGCCTGCTGTTCGGGGCCCTCATCGCGCCCACCGACCCCATCGCGGTGCTGGGCATTCTCAAAACCACCGACCTCGACAAGAACATCGAAACCAACCTAGCCGGCGAGTCCCTCTTCAACGACGGCTTCGGGGTAGTGGTTTTCGCCACTCTGCTGGAAGTGGCCACGCCGGGCCAAACCCCCAGCGTGGGCTCGGCGGCCCTGCTGCTGCTGCGCGAGGCCGGGGGCGGGCTGCTGGCCGGGGCGGCGCTGGGCTACGTGGGCTACCGGCTTATTCGCACGGTCGACAACTTCCAGACCGAAGTTATTCTGACGCTGGCCCTGGTGATGGGCGGCTACGCGCTGTGCCACGCCCTGCACATATCAGGGCCCCTGGCCATGGTGGTGGCGGGCCTGGCCATCGGCAACGTGAGCCGCAGCGAGGCCGTGTCGGACACCACCCGCGATTACCTGGAGAAGTTCTGGGAAGCGCTCGATGAGGTGCTCAACGCCGTGCTCTTCGTGCTCATGGGCCTGGAGCTGGTCGTAATTGGGTTTAGCCCGTTTTACCTGGGGCTGGGCGTGGCGGCGGCCGTGCTGGCGCTGCTGGTGCGCTACGTGGCACTGGCCCTGCCCACCCGGCTGCTGGGCCTTTCGGCGAAGCTACCGCCGCGCACGCTGGCCATATTGAGCTGGGGCGGGCTGCGCGGGGGCATTTCGCTGGCCCTGGCGCTGGGCCTGCCCGACGAGATGCACCCCGAAATATTCGTGCCCATGACGTTTGCCGTGGTGCTGTTTTCGGCCGTGGTGCAGGGCCTTACGTTGAAGCGCTTGCTGGGCTGGCTCACCCGCGTACCCGCCTGA